One Ricinus communis isolate WT05 ecotype wild-type chromosome 1, ASM1957865v1, whole genome shotgun sequence DNA window includes the following coding sequences:
- the LOC125369877 gene encoding uncharacterized protein LOC125369877, with the protein MGSHTGKERQWQLNELEEWHQQAYGNSLIYKARMKKWHDQRLKGLKKFKVGDRVLLYNSHLRLFPSKLKSRWSGSFVVKQVFPYGTVELHHLEKGDFKVNGHKLKHYHENSLEVEERVNMVFFPQK; encoded by the exons ATGGGGTCACATACAG GTAAAGAAAGACAATGGCAGCTCAATGAGTTAGAAGAGTGGCATCAGCAAGCTTATGGCAACTCCTTAATATACAAAGCTAGGATGAAGAAGTGGCATGATCAAAGACTGAAAGGCTTGAAAAAGTTCAAAGTTGGAGACAGGGTTCTCTTATATAACTCACATCTTCGGTTGTTTCCAAGTAAGCTAAAGAGCCGATGGTCAGGATCGTTCGTAGTCAAGCAAGTCTTTCCATACGGCACAGTGGAGCTGCATCATCTGGAGAAGGGAGACTTCAAGGTTAATGGGCATAAACTGAAGCACTATCACGAGAACTCGTTAGAAGTTGAGGAGCGAGTGAACATGGTATTTTTTCCACAAAAGTAG